A stretch of the Meiothermus cerbereus DSM 11376 genome encodes the following:
- the minE gene encoding cell division topological specificity factor MinE, giving the protein MWPWQRKSKDTLKERLKLVLAYDRAHLSPGMVEQLKQDLLAVLKRYFPDEESLEIHVETIDDKMKLQADVPIPK; this is encoded by the coding sequence ATGTGGCCCTGGCAGCGCAAAAGCAAGGACACCCTGAAGGAGCGCCTCAAGCTGGTGCTGGCCTACGACCGGGCCCACCTGAGTCCGGGCATGGTGGAGCAGCTTAAGCAAGACCTGCTGGCGGTGTTGAAGCGCTACTTTCCCGACGAGGAGAGCCTGGAAATTCACGTCGAGACCATCGACGACAAGATGAAGCTCCAGGCCGATGTACCCATTCCCAAGTGA
- the minD gene encoding septum site-determining protein MinD: MNARAIVVTSGKGGVGKTTTTANVGAALARLGEKVAVVDVDVGLRNLDVVMGLEGRVVYDLIDVIEGKCKLRQALIRDKRIEGLALLAASQTRDKEALDPEKFRHIVKALLEEEGFDRVLIDSPAGIEKGFQTAATPAEGALVVVNPEVSSVRDADRIIGMLEAREIRENYLVINRLRPKMVQRGDMLSVEDVVEILGIKPIGIVPEDESVLISSNQGEPLVLKNGTGAGKAFVEIAQRVRGEDVPFAPLGDAPGFLGTLRRLFGGR, encoded by the coding sequence TGGTGACATCTGGAAAAGGTGGTGTGGGAAAGACCACCACCACGGCCAACGTGGGTGCAGCATTGGCCAGGTTGGGCGAGAAAGTGGCCGTGGTGGATGTGGACGTGGGCCTGCGCAACCTGGATGTGGTGATGGGCCTCGAGGGTCGGGTGGTTTACGACCTGATCGATGTGATTGAGGGCAAGTGTAAACTGCGGCAGGCCCTCATCCGCGACAAGCGCATCGAGGGGCTGGCCCTGCTGGCTGCCTCGCAGACCCGGGACAAGGAAGCCCTCGACCCCGAAAAGTTCCGCCATATCGTGAAGGCCCTGTTGGAAGAAGAAGGCTTCGACCGGGTGCTCATCGACTCGCCCGCTGGCATCGAGAAAGGCTTCCAGACCGCCGCCACCCCGGCCGAGGGGGCCTTGGTGGTGGTGAACCCGGAGGTCTCGAGCGTGCGCGACGCCGACCGCATCATCGGGATGCTGGAAGCCCGCGAAATCCGGGAGAACTACCTGGTGATCAACCGCCTGCGCCCCAAGATGGTGCAGCGCGGCGACATGCTCTCGGTGGAAGACGTGGTGGAAATTCTGGGCATCAAGCCCATCGGTATTGTGCCCGAGGACGAGAGCGTCCTGATCTCCTCCAACCAGGGCGAGCCGCTGGTGCTCAAGAACGGTACGGGTGCGGGCAAGGCTTTCGTGGAGATCGCTCAGCGGGTGCGGGGTGAGGACGTGCCTTTTGCCCCCCTGGGCGATGCACCGGGCTTTTTAGGAACCTTGCGGCGGCTGTTTGGGGGTAGATGA